From Amycolatopsis sp. cg9, one genomic window encodes:
- a CDS encoding ABC transporter ATP-binding protein, translating to MTLELRNVAKDYTVRGRVTRALDGVDLEVLRGEFVCVVGASGSGKSTLLSLVAGLDRPTGGEIVLDGVPVTGPGPDRGLVFQSGALYPWRNVEKNVAFGLELLALDAAERAERVDWYLAETGLDTVRKSLPKQLSGGQKQRVAIARALACEPDVLLLDEPFGALDVQTKEDMQVLIRQVWADTGTTVLMVTHDVEEAVFLGGRVVVLASDPGRIAADVEVELPAERDLAVKREPRFLALRARIEDLVREQHRGHVSRVAAVE from the coding sequence ATGACGCTGGAACTGCGGAACGTCGCCAAGGACTACACCGTCCGCGGCCGGGTGACCCGCGCGCTCGACGGCGTGGACCTCGAAGTGCTGCGCGGCGAGTTCGTCTGCGTCGTCGGCGCGAGCGGCTCCGGCAAGTCGACGCTGCTGTCGCTGGTGGCCGGGCTCGACCGGCCGACCGGCGGCGAGATCGTGCTCGACGGCGTCCCGGTGACCGGCCCCGGGCCGGACCGCGGGCTCGTCTTCCAGTCCGGTGCGCTCTACCCGTGGCGCAACGTCGAGAAGAACGTCGCGTTCGGACTGGAGCTGCTGGCGCTCGACGCGGCCGAGCGCGCCGAGCGCGTCGACTGGTACCTCGCCGAAACCGGCCTGGACACCGTGCGCAAGTCGCTGCCGAAACAGCTTTCCGGCGGCCAGAAGCAGCGCGTCGCGATCGCGCGCGCCCTCGCGTGCGAGCCGGATGTGCTGCTGCTGGACGAACCCTTCGGCGCCTTGGACGTCCAGACCAAAGAGGACATGCAGGTGCTGATCCGCCAGGTGTGGGCCGACACGGGCACGACGGTGCTGATGGTCACCCACGACGTCGAGGAAGCGGTGTTCCTCGGCGGCCGGGTGGTCGTGCTCGCCTCCGACCCGGGGCGGATCGCCGCCGACGTCGAGGTGGAGCTGCCCGCCGAGCGCGACCTGGCGGTGAAGCGCGAACCGCGGTTCCTCGCGCTGCGCGCCCGGATCGAGGACCTGGTCCGGGAGCAGCACCGCGGCCACGTGAGCCGGGTCGCCGCGGTCGAGTGA
- a CDS encoding ABC transporter permease, producing MTGPSQRTTSASTADERAAEALEAEQRLAEAQESRRGRPAWTTLPRRTPPKRASALFSLRTPISAGARWTLAVLSFAIPFLAWVVLSVSGAVDSTFLPSPAAVLKAGLDMASSGELFGDLWATTQRVLEGFGLAVLVSVPLGILMGTFAAGQAFFEPLIGLLRYLPASAFIPLLIIWLGLGEPSKIAILFIGTVFFNTLMTADVVRGVPRSLLDVSYTLGARRGEVLRKVVVPHSLPGMIDAIRVNAAAAWNFVVVAELINSSAGLGYRIVRAQRFLQTDKIFAVLVVIGIAGLVIDVLLRLLRTRVGKWAA from the coding sequence GTGACCGGTCCGTCCCAGCGCACCACCTCGGCGAGTACCGCCGACGAACGGGCCGCCGAGGCACTGGAAGCCGAGCAGCGGCTCGCCGAAGCGCAGGAGTCCAGGCGGGGCCGTCCCGCCTGGACCACCCTGCCGCGCCGGACCCCGCCGAAGCGCGCCTCGGCGCTGTTTTCCCTGCGCACGCCCATCTCCGCGGGCGCTCGCTGGACGCTGGCGGTGCTGTCGTTCGCGATCCCGTTCCTCGCCTGGGTCGTGCTGAGCGTCAGCGGCGCCGTCGACTCGACGTTCCTGCCGTCCCCGGCCGCCGTGCTCAAGGCCGGGCTCGACATGGCGAGCAGCGGCGAGCTCTTCGGCGACCTCTGGGCGACCACCCAGCGCGTCCTCGAAGGCTTCGGCCTGGCCGTGCTGGTCTCGGTGCCGCTCGGCATCCTGATGGGCACCTTCGCCGCCGGGCAGGCGTTCTTCGAGCCGCTGATCGGGCTGCTGCGCTACCTGCCGGCGAGCGCGTTCATCCCGCTGCTGATCATCTGGCTCGGCCTCGGCGAGCCGTCGAAGATCGCCATCCTCTTCATCGGCACGGTCTTCTTCAACACCCTGATGACCGCCGACGTCGTCCGCGGCGTGCCGCGCTCGCTCCTCGACGTCTCCTACACGCTCGGCGCGCGCCGGGGCGAGGTGCTGCGCAAGGTCGTCGTGCCGCACTCGCTGCCGGGCATGATCGACGCGATCCGGGTCAACGCCGCCGCGGCGTGGAACTTCGTCGTCGTCGCCGAGCTGATCAACTCCTCGGCGGGCCTCGGCTACCGGATCGTCCGCGCGCAGCGGTTCCTGCAGACGGACAAGATCTTCGCCGTGCTCGTGGTCATCGGGATCGCCGGGCTCGTCATCGACGTCCTGCTGCGCCTGCTGCGCACGCGGGTGGGGAAGTGGGCGGCATGA
- a CDS encoding ABC transporter substrate-binding protein produces the protein MLTLVGVTALSGCSDSSASGSGGKITLGFSAWPGWFPWQVAQEQGLFAKNGVNVDLKYFDNYTDSINALSSGAIDANSQTLNDTLSSASGGAKLSIVLVNDNSTGNDKIIARDGINAIADLKGKKVAVEQGTVDHYLLLLALQAAKLSEKDIQLVNLPTDAAAAAFVAGQVDAVGAFAPFTSKALERPGSRAISTSAEFPGAIPDHLVTSQKLVKDHPKDVQALVNTWFETLTWIKNNKDAAVGIMAKRGGVSDADYKTYDAGTTIFTRQQNLDAFTPGVTAQHLDFQANKIIDFIVNTGLAQQRPSLDGLFDDQFVKAAPQ, from the coding sequence TTGCTCACCCTCGTGGGAGTCACCGCGCTCTCCGGGTGCAGCGACAGCTCCGCCTCGGGCAGCGGCGGCAAGATCACGCTCGGGTTCAGCGCCTGGCCGGGGTGGTTCCCTTGGCAGGTGGCGCAGGAACAGGGCCTGTTCGCCAAGAACGGCGTGAACGTCGACCTCAAGTACTTCGACAACTACACCGACAGCATCAACGCCCTCTCCAGCGGCGCGATCGACGCGAACAGCCAGACCCTCAACGACACGCTGTCCTCGGCGTCCGGCGGCGCCAAGCTGTCGATCGTGCTGGTGAACGACAACTCCACCGGCAACGACAAGATCATCGCGCGGGACGGGATCAACGCGATCGCCGACCTGAAGGGCAAGAAGGTCGCGGTCGAGCAGGGGACGGTGGACCACTACCTGCTGCTGCTCGCGCTCCAGGCGGCGAAGCTGTCCGAAAAGGACATCCAGCTCGTCAACCTGCCGACCGACGCCGCCGCGGCCGCGTTCGTCGCCGGCCAGGTCGACGCGGTGGGTGCGTTCGCGCCGTTCACCTCGAAGGCGCTGGAGCGCCCCGGCAGCCGCGCGATCTCGACGTCGGCGGAGTTCCCCGGCGCCATCCCGGACCACCTCGTCACGTCGCAGAAGCTGGTCAAGGACCACCCGAAGGACGTCCAGGCGCTGGTCAACACCTGGTTCGAGACGCTGACCTGGATCAAGAACAACAAGGACGCGGCCGTCGGGATCATGGCCAAGCGCGGCGGCGTCTCCGACGCCGACTACAAGACTTACGACGCCGGCACCACGATCTTCACGCGCCAGCAGAACCTCGACGCGTTCACCCCCGGCGTCACCGCGCAGCACCTCGACTTCCAGGCGAACAAGATCATCGACTTCATCGTGAACACCGGGCTCGCCCAGCAGCGGCCGTCGCTCGACGGGTTGTTCGACGACCAGTTCGTGAAGGCCGCACCGCAGTGA